The DNA sequence CTGGGTGCAGGACATAGGGGTGCTGGTGGGTCCTGGGAGGAGGTGGCTTGGAGGCATTTGGGGTCATAACATCAGGCGGCAGAGGACTTGGATGGCTGGGCTCCCCAGGAAAGGGCAGCAATTGGGTCCAAAGTGGAGAGATTAGGGATCAGAGTTCAAATGACTCCACCCTTCAGCCTTCTCAGGAAGCCTTATTCCTTCCTCCAATGCcctctcctgggctcaggccctTCCCTCTCCAAGACCACCTCCTAGGGCCTCTTCTCTTTCACCTGTGGCCTGGgtcccctttccccagcccctctcAGGCCCACCTTCTTGGTGCTTAGCTGCCAGCTCAAGCTTGTCTGTCTGAGTCAATCATTCTTGCCACCCCCCCTCacctgggctgggaggagggatggaTAGGAGGAGGAATGAGGGGGGCGATAAATATGTATGACGAGCGGGTGGCGGCAGCATTAATAACCTGGGATCGCAGTGCTGCAGGGACCAGGACCAGGCAGTGGAGATTCTAGCCCAGCAGATTGGCTCTGCCATTTCTGTCCCCCATGGACACAGAGTGTGTACACACGGGTGTGTGTGCAAACAGAGGAGGCACCCATGCTGCCAGGCCTCCTTACCTACCCAAAGCTCAGCCTTCAGGCCAGCATGGGACACACCCCCAGGGGCTATTCATATACAgtcaacacacatacacacacacaccccgtggGAAAATAGTGAGACCACACTTGTTCTGTGGATACACCCCCTTTAGAAAGAGCTTGGCACATGGACAGAGGATGACAGGAGCTCACACAGCAAAAGTGACACCTCCAGACAATTGCACACAGCCACCCTCAAACCACTATACATAGACAGCCAACCCAGCCACGCCAGTCACACAGACACCACTACCACAAATTGATACACAGCCTCACTTAGatgcatacacacagacacacacacagccaaTCCCGGCACATATACGTGGCCACCCCAGACCTACACAACACACATGCAGCATCACAAGCAGGCAGACGCACATACCCCAGCCTCCTCAGACTGAGAGACATGGGCATACAACACAGCCACACAGTCACCACCGCCACACGCAACTGCCACGGACTGATACAAGTGCAAGCTACCCCAGGCAGACACACCTCCAACCATTGCAGGCTAACAGCAACACACCCACCCCAGACTGACACAACCGTACTGCCTCCCCCCACGGGACCTGCACGCAGTCAGGGCCACACGGCACAGTGGCGGCTAGTGCAGGCTGACTGACACACTCTGACACGCTCGGCTCCTTTTCCTCCCGCTCCAGCGCGGCATCTCCATATTTCTTCCTCGCTCTCTCCCCGTCTCCTTCACTCCCGGccaccccccaccgcccccccacCCTCAGATAATTGATGGCCCGGGCCTGGCCCGGCTGCTCCCGCCTCTCGATCCATCTTGTCCTCGAGCGCCAGCACTGTCTCCCAGATCTGAGGCCACCTGAGACacagggaggtgggtgggggcggGCAGGCGGCTCCTCCAGCCTGGGAGCCTAGGGAAGGCCAGCCTGGCAGCCTCCACCACGGCAGGAGcgctggggatggggagagagtgCCTGGACTCTCCTCCTCAGCTCAACCAGTTTTCAGCGCCCCCTCCCCAAAGGCCAGTTGCTGAGATCCGGGTGGGGGCTCCCTCGGATGGGGGCTCTAGTCTTGGAACAGGTGCAAAGAGGTCTTCCCACCTCTTTCTTAGCGCTGGAATGTTGATGTGGCCATGGCCTCCCTTGCTCCAGTCCAGCTCCTCCCTGGGCTGTCACTGGAACCATCAGCGGTCAGGCTAGAGGAGACCAAGCTGGGACCCAGAGCACTGCTCCCTACTCATATTCACACTGACTTTGACTTTGTGTCTCTCAGTGGTGCTCTGTGAGAACACAGGATTCTCagcatcattttacagatgtgaaactgAGGCCTAGATAGATAAAGTGACTTGGTCAAGACCATATAGCTTGAAAGGGCTGCAGACCTGCTCCAGTGCACCACCGGTAGTGGAGTCTGTGTGGCCCTGAGCCACCTGCAGCGCACTGTGGGATTCCACTTGGTGTGGTAGCAGCGGCTGTGGAGGAAAGGGACTGGCGTGACTAGAGCTCTGGCAGGATGGCCAGGGACAACACCAgcatctctctttcttcctctttcttcgtGCACAGGCCGTTAGTACCCAGATACCGGAGTCCGGAAGGCCGCAATACCTGCAGCTGCGCTCCGCCACAGCGGGAGCGGGCGCCTCTGGCCAACAGCTCCCAGCGCCAAAGTCTTCCGATGGTCTGGGCGCCGCGGGCGCCTGGAGCTGGGCCTGGCCGGCTAACCACACAGGGGCGCTGGCCCGGGCGGGGGCGGCCGGGGCGCTGCCAGCGCAGCGCACCAAGAGGAAGCCGTCCATCAAAGCGGCCCGCGCCAAAAAGATCTTCGGCTGGGGGGACTTCTACTTTCGGGTGCATACCCTCAAGTTCTCGCTGCTGGTGACGGGCAAGATCGTGGACCATGTGAACGGGACCTTTAGTGTGTATTTCCGCCACAACtcgtccagcctgggcaacctcaCTGTCAGCATTGTGCCACCTTCCAAGCGTGTCGAGTTCGGGGGCGTCTGGCTGCCCgggcctgccccccaccctctgcAGTCTACACTGGCCCTGGAGGGAGTGCTTCCTGGGCTGGGGCCCCCGCTGGGGATGGCAGCCGCAGCTACGGGGCCCGGGCTTGGGGGCACCCTCGGGGGCGCACTGGCGGGGCCACTCGGGGGCGCGCTGGGAGTGCCCGGGGCCAAAGAGTCACGCGCTTTCAATTGCCACGTGGAGTACGAGAAGACAAACCGCGCGCGCAAGCACCGCCCGTGCCTGTACGACCCATCTCAAGTGTGCTTCACAGAGCACACGCAGAGCCAGGCCGCCTGGCTTTGTGCCAAGCCCTTCAAAGTCATCTGTATCTTCGTCTCCTTCCTCAGCTTTGACTACAAACTGGTGCAGAAGGTGTGCCCAGACTATAACTTCCAGAGCGAGCACCCCTACTTTGGATAGTGCGCTCCTCCCAAGCCCCAGTCCTGAGCCTCCCGCCAAATCCTGGCCTCGCTAGGTGGGACCCGTTCCTGTCTCCCGCCGTTCCTTTGGCCGTGTCCACCCCTTCcactggggagtgggggaggaccATTAGCCAGCGTGAGTCCCCTTTTCCTTATGG is a window from the Eulemur rufifrons isolate Redbay chromosome 16, OSU_ERuf_1, whole genome shotgun sequence genome containing:
- the NXPH4 gene encoding neurexophilin-4, translated to MRLLPEWLLLLFGPWLLRKAVSTQIPESGRPQYLQLRSATAGAGASGQQLPAPKSSDGLGAAGAWSWAWPANHTGALARAGAAGALPAQRTKRKPSIKAARAKKIFGWGDFYFRVHTLKFSLLVTGKIVDHVNGTFSVYFRHNSSSLGNLTVSIVPPSKRVEFGGVWLPGPAPHPLQSTLALEGVLPGLGPPLGMAAAATGPGLGGTLGGALAGPLGGALGVPGAKESRAFNCHVEYEKTNRARKHRPCLYDPSQVCFTEHTQSQAAWLCAKPFKVICIFVSFLSFDYKLVQKVCPDYNFQSEHPYFG